The DNA segment TTTAAATATAATACTGAAAAGTATTCTGGACGAGAAAAATTATGCGGTATTTATTGATCTCAATACAATTGCAGTCCAGGGGACGACTGATGAATTAAGAAGAATTCAAGATGTCCTTGAGAAAATAGATACGCCAATAGAGCAGATACTTATTACTGCTAAAGTTGCTGAAGTAGATAAAGATTATAGTAATAGCCTTAAAGCGCTTAGTGAAGCAAATGGAAATAATCTTACAGGGAAGTTTTCCGAGACCGAGGGTGGCGTATTTACTTACACTTTAGGTTCGATTTATAATACTATTTTTGCCCAGCAAATGACTGCATTGATAACTGATGGAAGAGCCAAAATGCTGGCTACGCCGAAGATTTTGGTTCAGAGCGGTGAAGTTTCTAGAATCAATGTCGGTGAAAGTGTTCCTTTTATTCAGTATGTTGATGGGAAATCTGCTATTACTTATATTGAGTCCGGGGTTATCGGGACGGTATTTCCGCAGACTAACTTCAATGGGACGATTACAACGTATGTCCAATTCGAGGTGTCGAATCTGACTGCAGAGCGTTATCAAGGATATCCCTCCGTTCAGAAACGCAAGACCAGCACGGTAATGACCGTAAAAGACGGCGAAACAATTGTTATCGCCGGCCTGGTAAAAGAGGAAAAGACTGAGTCGGTTTATAAGGTGCCTCTTTTAGGTGATATACCTTTTATCGGAGAGTTGTTTAAGTCGACATCGAAAAAGACTAGAGATATTGAATTGATTATTACGTTAACGCAACATATTATTAAATAAAGTAAAGATACTTTTTGAATTTGTGCCTCTTTTGCTGCTTTGGTGGAAGAGGTGGTATGATATTGAAATAAAATAATGCGGTATGCTTATTACAGGTTACCATGAAAATAGTTATTGCTAATAAAGAACATGAAAATATTGACGATATTAAAAAGTTGTTGCCTCCTTTTGTAACGATAATAGGTGCTGTTACTTGCTACGAAGAATTGAAAGAGATCGTTATCACCCGTCGGCCTGATGTTGTATTGTTTAATATGAATATGGCTCAGGATTTTATTGCTGATCCGATGATTGATTGTCCCTATATATTAGCAGTTGCAGATATTCCTAATCCGGAGTACTTGAGATTGGGTGTTGAGATCAGAGCAAGAGATCTCTTGATCAAACCATTTCATGCCGAGAGATTAAATGATGCAATCAATAAATCTGTTGGGTTTATAGAAAAAGATCGAAGAGATAAACAAAAAAATGATGAAGGTTCCAAAGTACAGAATTCAAAAATAATCTCATTTTTCAGCACTCAGGGTGGTGTCGGGCAGACTGTTATGGCGGTCAATTTGGCTATTGATTTGAAACGAGTGACCAATGGCAGCGTTGTTGTTGTTGATGGAAATGCATTGTTCGGGAGTGTGCCGATTGTGCTTGATCTCTACAATGAAAGATCAATGACTGATATTGTAGCGTCTAATTCGCAATCAGATATTGAATTTATCGAAAGTATGCTGTTAAGTCATTCGAGCGGTGTAAAAATCCTGCCTGGGCCGCATGAAGATCTTACCATGAAAGTTTCTGATTTGATCACCATACTTAATACACTAAAAACAGCATATAATTATGTTATTCTTGATTTGAAAAAAATGTTTGTTGAGCAAACTATTGATATCCTGGATATCTCAGATATCATATTTGTGCTTATGTCACTTAATATTCCATGTATAAGAAATACCAATATAAGTCTGAACAAAATGCGAGCGCTTTATTATTCTCCTGAGAAAATCAAAATAATTGTTAATGAATTCAATAGTAGCAGTGAGATTGAGATCAAAGACGTTGAATCCCATCTTAATTGGACTTCCAGCGGGCATATACCGTATGACAAGAATGTTGTGCTGCAATCGATCAATGAAGGGAAACCGTTTGTGCTTCATCAACCGGGTACTGCTATAACTGCCGCAATAAGGAATCTGAGCTATGTTGTCGAACCTTCGTTCCAGAAAGATGTGCCATCCGGGTCCAAAGGTACGGATAAATCTGATGAAAAAAAAGGTTTATTCAAATGGTTAAAGAAATAACGGAGGTTTTTTTATGTCTTTGTTAGATCGTTTATCAAAAGATAAGAGTAATAAAGAAGATGCTATCCCCAAACCTGTTTCCGACGATCATGATAAATTCAAGAGTGCTTTTTTTGCTCAAGAGAAATCATTCGCACCTGAATCAGCGTCACCTCAGGTTCATTCTAAAGCATACTATCCTAATGATGTTTCTATCGAGTCAACACTTGCCAGAATAACGAAACCAGAGACCGAGAGACCGGAGCTTCAGATTCAGTCAGCAGTTTCAGCAACGCCGGAAGTGAAGCCCGATGTGATGTCTGCAAATAGTGAAGATGAGAAAAGAAAAACCAAGCTCGATATGAGGCAGCGCTACGCTTTTCTTGATAGAGTAATAGAAATCCATAAGAAACTCATAAAAGAAGGGGAGTTAAGTATTACTGAAGAACAACTAACCTCTAAGGACCCGGCTGAAAGAGAGCAGATTAAGAAAGATGTTGAAAAAGAAGTAATGAAGATCCTTGAAAAAGAAGAACAGAACACCTATATGTCGAGGACTGAAAAACTGGATTTAACTCGTGCAGTCATTGATGAGACTATCGGTTTGGGGCCCCTTGAGAAGATAATTCAAGATGAGGGGATTTCTGAGATAATGGTTAATGGTCCTCATCAGACTTATGTTGAATACAAAGGAAAATTGACTCTCAGTGATGTTGTTTTTAAGGATAACGAACATGTGAAGAGGATAATTGACCGGATTGTCGGGCAAGTCGGCAGAAGAATCGATGAGGGTATGCCGATGGTTGACGCGCGACTACTTGATGGGTCTCGTGTTAACGCAATTATTCCGCCGCTTGCTCTCAAAGGACCTACCATTACTATTCGGAAATTTTCCTCAAAACCCTTGCAGGTTAGCGATCTTGTTAAATATGGATCAATGACTGAATCGATGGGAAAATTTTTAAAAGCTTGTGTTGAAGGTCATTTGAATATCATTGTATCCGGAGGTACGGGGAGCGGAAAAACTACCTTGCTTAATGTTCTGTCTTCATTTATTCCGGAAGAAGACCGGATTATTACTGTTGAGGATTCTGCAGAATTACAACTTCAGCAGGATCACGTGGTGACGCTGGAAACGCGTCCGCCGAACATGGAGGGTAAGGGCGAAGTGAGTATTCGGGATTTGATAAAGAACTGTTTACGTATGAGGCCGGAGCGGATTGTTGTTGGAGAAGTCCGAGGCGGAGAAGCCCTTGATATGCTTCAAGCGATGAATACCGGACATGATGGTTCGCTTACAACAGGCCATGCAAACAAACCTAGAGATATGATAGCTCGGCTTGAGACTATGGTTATGATGTCCGGAATGGATATGCCTGTTAAAGCTATACGGCAGCAGATAGCTTCCGCTTTCCATCTCATTGTCCAGCAGTCAAGGCTGCAAGATGGCACCCGAAAAGTTATTGAGATTACCGAAGTAACAGGTATGGAAGGGGATATCGTTACTATGCAGCCTATATTTCGTTTCGTTCAAACGGGAATAGAACCTCAAACTAGAAAAGTTATCGGACGTTTTGAGGCGACGGGCGTTGTTCCCACCTTCTACGAAAAGTTTGAAGCCAAAGGATTAGATATCGACAGAGCTATATTTGATCCTTACGCGCATTAGAAAAACGGGTGAAATAATTGTTTATTATTACGCTTATTATCTTTCTTTCCGTTACTATTCTGGTTGTTTCTATCTCTGTTGCAGTTAGGTCACAGGAAATTTCTGCGAGAAAAGATGTCCAAGAGCGACTGAAATATATCGGACAGAATCGTCCTTCGGAGGCACAAAAAGAGAAGAATTTTCTTGTGCAGGCTGTTGATGGCTATCAAAGCTTGGTTAATAAATATCTTCCTAAGGATTATTCTGATAAACTGGAAAAGCTTCTTGATAAAGCCGATCTCGATATTTCCGTTACTGAGATCGTTGCTTTGCATATCATGGGATATCTGATTATCGCAACAATTTTTTTTATTCTTACAAAAGTTATTATCATTAGCCTTCTTTTTGGGGGGATCGGTTTATGTTTCCCTCTTTTATTTATCAGGATGAAAATTAAAAAACGTAATAAGCAGTTTAATGATCTGCTGGTTGATACGTCGACGTTAATTGCAAATATCCTGAAGGCAGGATTCGGTTTGAGGCAAGCGTTGCAGGTTATTGCTGAAGAGATGGCGTCACCGGTACGAGAAGAGTTTTCAAAAGTACTTCAAGAAGTCCAGTATGGTTTAGGACTTGAAGAAGCTTTGACCAATTTAACGAAAAGAGTTGATAGTAAGGACCTTGATCTTCTTGTTACGGCTATCTTGATACAATTAGAGATCGGTGGTAATTTATCTGAGATACTAGAAAAAATAGCTGAAACCATCCGGGACCGCATAAAAATAATTGGTGAAGTAAATGCTTTAACCGCACAAGGGAAAATGTCCGGCATTATGGTTGGCGCGCTTCCTTGGCTTATTGCGCTTTTTGTCTATTTTTTCAATCCGGATTATATTTCGCTGTTATGGACAACATTTCCGGGAATGGTAATATTAGGTTGCGCTTTGGTACTACTTGCTATAGGCGCAGGAACTATTTCGATATTGGTAAAAATTGAATTTTAACTGATAAGAAGGCGTTTTGACTATGCTAATAATTATTTTAGTTCTTATTATTATTACTGTCCTCGTTTTTGTGATGGCATTTAACGCACCCAAAAAAAACATTGAGATTAAAAGCCGGATCCAATTCGCAACTGCCTCGGAGCATAAGAAAGTACTTGATAAAGATAGAAAAAAACCGCAGAAAGAGCGACTTCAGAAGGGGACCAGCCCTTTACTTGTCTTATTAGGCAAGCAACTCGGCGAAAAGATGCGTGCTTTTTTGCCTGCAGAAATATTTGACCGATACGGCAGAAAGCTTGTAACTGCCGGTATGGAAATGAAAGTTTCGGAATTGTTGGCGATGAAAATATTTTTAGGGTTGATTTTTCTTTTTGTAGGCGGGCTGCTAATTGTTATGAAAGGGGGAGGATTTCAGGGGAAGTCTCTTCTGACTATGGTTGGCGCTTGTTTGTTTGGGTTCTTTTTGCCGGATTTGCAGATTAAGCAAAATACTCAAAAACGTCATGATGAAGTAGAAAAATCGTTGCCGTTTACCCTTGACCTTCTGAAGATCTGCGTTGAGGCAGGGCTTGATCTTAATAGCGCTTTTTCCCGAGTTGTAGCGAAAACTACGGGTCCGCTATCCGAGGAGCTCGGGCGTATGGCTTACGAAATACGTATGGGGAAAAATCGGGCAACTGCGATGGTTGATTTGGGGAAGAGGGTCAATCAGCCGGACCTAACGTCTTTTATTACTATTGTCGTACAGGGTGAGAAGACTGGTATGAGCATGGGAAAGATATTGTCGCTTCAATCAGAGCAGATACGTATCAAACGATCTCAGCGAGTCAGGGAGAAGGCTGCAAAGATTCCGGTAAAAATGATGATCCCGATGGTTTTGTTCATTCTTCCTGCTATGTTTATGATCCTTTTAGGACCGGCAGTAATTATGATGATAAAAAATTTTAGTTAGAAATAAATGTATTCGGAAAAGAGGAGAAATATGAGAAGTTTTATAAAAATAACCTTAATTATCAATGTCCTG comes from the Candidatus Margulisiibacteriota bacterium genome and includes:
- a CDS encoding secretion system protein yields the protein MFIITLIIFLSVTILVVSISVAVRSQEISARKDVQERLKYIGQNRPSEAQKEKNFLVQAVDGYQSLVNKYLPKDYSDKLEKLLDKADLDISVTEIVALHIMGYLIIATIFFILTKVIIISLLFGGIGLCFPLLFIRMKIKKRNKQFNDLLVDTSTLIANILKAGFGLRQALQVIAEEMASPVREEFSKVLQEVQYGLGLEEALTNLTKRVDSKDLDLLVTAILIQLEIGGNLSEILEKIAETIRDRIKIIGEVNALTAQGKMSGIMVGALPWLIALFVYFFNPDYISLLWTTFPGMVILGCALVLLAIGAGTISILVKIEF
- a CDS encoding CpaF family protein, whose translation is MSANSEDEKRKTKLDMRQRYAFLDRVIEIHKKLIKEGELSITEEQLTSKDPAEREQIKKDVEKEVMKILEKEEQNTYMSRTEKLDLTRAVIDETIGLGPLEKIIQDEGISEIMVNGPHQTYVEYKGKLTLSDVVFKDNEHVKRIIDRIVGQVGRRIDEGMPMVDARLLDGSRVNAIIPPLALKGPTITIRKFSSKPLQVSDLVKYGSMTESMGKFLKACVEGHLNIIVSGGTGSGKTTLLNVLSSFIPEEDRIITVEDSAELQLQQDHVVTLETRPPNMEGKGEVSIRDLIKNCLRMRPERIVVGEVRGGEALDMLQAMNTGHDGSLTTGHANKPRDMIARLETMVMMSGMDMPVKAIRQQIASAFHLIVQQSRLQDGTRKVIEITEVTGMEGDIVTMQPIFRFVQTGIEPQTRKVIGRFEATGVVPTFYEKFEAKGLDIDRAIFDPYAH